Proteins from a single region of Bacteroidota bacterium:
- a CDS encoding RHS repeat protein has translation MDSMKGVNYFRLHTINIDSASNKTDPASESVFIYHRDPGGKFLTLKMIPHKGNGVVKIDSLFSDQSGMKETKLEISGKEISSRSIWNYDAQHHPVDEWLRDSTIHIQFETDAAGRKIKAICKGSWEKYYTYNNAGAVTGKREYAYVDKDGNATKTLNLTSSDSFVYDAEGKKTREYYWDIDLADPRSCDSTIWNYKNGNVSSVYYYYPGNKSEILSLTYDDAGRMTDATWANKFNSDPIRELKYSYDKNGNVLTRNSYGNMSLTEIWETTYDAKGRPAKCIYHDGIGGLTKWEWTY, from the coding sequence ATGGATTCTATGAAAGGCGTAAATTATTTCCGCCTTCACACCATCAATATTGACAGTGCAAGCAACAAAACTGATCCGGCCAGCGAATCTGTTTTTATTTATCATCGCGATCCTGGCGGTAAATTTCTCACTTTAAAAATGATTCCGCATAAGGGAAATGGTGTTGTAAAAATCGATTCACTGTTTTCTGACCAGTCTGGAATGAAAGAAACCAAACTCGAAATTTCCGGGAAAGAGATCTCTTCCCGTTCAATATGGAATTATGATGCACAACATCATCCGGTTGATGAATGGCTTCGCGACAGCACGATCCATATTCAATTTGAAACTGATGCGGCAGGAAGAAAGATCAAAGCAATATGCAAGGGATCCTGGGAGAAATATTACACTTACAATAACGCCGGTGCCGTTACCGGTAAGAGAGAATATGCATACGTAGATAAAGATGGAAATGCAACCAAAACACTGAACCTGACATCCAGCGACTCTTTTGTTTATGATGCAGAAGGGAAAAAAACGCGTGAATATTATTGGGATATTGATCTTGCTGATCCGCGATCATGCGACAGTACGATCTGGAATTATAAAAACGGAAATGTATCTTCCGTTTATTATTATTATCCGGGAAATAAATCAGAGATCCTTTCATTGACTTACGACGATGCAGGAAGAATGACAGATGCAACCTGGGCCAACAAATTCAACAGTGATCCGATCAGGGAGCTAAAATATTCGTACGATAAAAACGGGAATGTTTTAACCCGTAATTCTTACGGGAATATGTCCCTGACTGAAATATGGGAAACAACGTACGATGCGAAGGGGCGTCCGGCCAAATGCATTTATCATGATGGTATTGGCGGACTGACTAAGTGGGAATGGACGTATTGA
- a CDS encoding NAD(P)H-hydrate dehydratase translates to MKILSVAQTKEADAFTIAHEPVASIDLMERAALSCTVWILKKFGRNFPFRIFCGNGNNGGDGLAIARQLSEQGCDVKVFLLRISKEDAPDFNENLSRLKKSGKTEISVLTDDTIELVNVTEGRIIIDALTGTGFKGEAAGTFAHLIDKMNSFGNAIVSIDIPSGLNGDDNSSSSLKHVVHAKFTLTFQYPKLQFLFSENSSFVGDFHILDIGIHKSFPEQINSSFYFNTKEEIKKNLHTREKFSHKGTFGHALIVAGSKGKMGAAILCARACLRSGAGLVSACVPREGNLIMQTAVPEAMLVEQEGTDFISGKIPVSEFAAIGAGPGLGKAKETETALRQLINSFNGPLVLDADALNIISENKNLLSILPKETILTPHPGEFDRLTQKHKNGFERMKTQKELAAKNGIFIVLKGAYSSIACPDGKVYFNSSGNPGMATGGSGDVLTGIITGLRAQGYSSLESCRIGVYLHGLAGDISASAVTENGVIAGDISENIGRAWKVLVEL, encoded by the coding sequence ATGAAAATTCTTTCCGTTGCTCAAACTAAGGAAGCCGATGCATTTACCATTGCGCATGAACCGGTAGCTTCGATCGACCTTATGGAACGTGCAGCGCTTTCCTGCACGGTGTGGATCCTGAAAAAATTCGGAAGAAATTTTCCTTTCCGGATATTTTGCGGCAATGGAAACAATGGAGGCGACGGACTTGCCATAGCGCGGCAACTTTCGGAACAGGGATGTGATGTGAAAGTTTTTCTGCTTCGTATTTCAAAAGAAGATGCTCCCGATTTCAATGAAAATCTTTCGCGGCTGAAAAAATCCGGTAAAACAGAAATTTCTGTTCTCACCGACGATACGATAGAACTGGTGAATGTAACCGAAGGAAGAATAATCATTGATGCACTTACCGGAACAGGATTCAAAGGAGAAGCTGCCGGAACATTCGCGCATCTCATTGATAAAATGAATTCGTTCGGAAATGCCATCGTTTCCATTGACATTCCTTCCGGGCTCAACGGCGATGATAATTCTTCTTCTTCGCTGAAACATGTGGTGCATGCAAAATTTACATTGACATTTCAATATCCGAAACTGCAGTTCCTTTTTTCTGAGAACAGTTCCTTCGTCGGCGATTTTCATATTCTTGATATCGGCATTCACAAATCTTTTCCTGAACAAATAAATTCTTCTTTTTATTTCAATACGAAAGAAGAAATTAAAAAAAATCTTCACACGCGTGAAAAATTTTCTCACAAGGGAACTTTTGGCCACGCTCTCATTGTCGCCGGCAGCAAAGGAAAAATGGGAGCAGCCATCCTGTGCGCACGCGCATGCCTGCGTTCGGGCGCCGGGCTCGTGAGCGCATGTGTTCCGCGCGAAGGAAATCTCATTATGCAAACTGCAGTTCCTGAAGCGATGCTGGTGGAGCAGGAGGGAACAGATTTTATTTCCGGTAAAATTCCGGTTTCAGAATTCGCAGCAATAGGAGCAGGGCCGGGGCTTGGCAAAGCGAAAGAAACAGAAACTGCATTGCGGCAATTGATCAATTCATTCAACGGCCCGCTGGTGCTTGATGCAGATGCGTTGAATATTATTTCTGAAAATAAAAACCTGCTTTCCATTCTTCCGAAAGAAACCATTCTCACTCCGCATCCCGGAGAATTCGACCGGCTCACACAAAAACATAAAAATGGTTTTGAGCGTATGAAAACGCAGAAAGAGCTTGCAGCGAAAAATGGAATTTTCATTGTGCTGAAAGGTGCGTATTCCTCCATTGCTTGTCCCGATGGGAAAGTGTATTTCAATTCTTCCGGAAATCCCGGAATGGCAACCGGCGGAAGCGGAGATGTACTCACCGGAATTATCACAGGATTGCGCGCACAGGGCTATTCTTCATTGGAGAGTTGCAGGATCGGCGTTTACCTGCACGGACTCGCCGGAGATATTTCTGCATCTGCCGTTACGGAGAACGGTGTAATTGCAGGAGATATTTCGGAGAATATTGGCAGAGCGTGGAAAGTTTTGGTGGAGTTATGA
- a CDS encoding DUF2752 domain-containing protein yields MDLNWLQDHLIPCPIKSITGIDCPGCGFQRSLLFLLRGDLIESIKIYPALIPLLLTFIFLFLHLKFRFRKGTMFLLGFYFFSAAVIVVSYLYKEIHHLS; encoded by the coding sequence ATGGATCTGAACTGGCTGCAGGATCATCTTATTCCTTGTCCCATAAAATCCATTACAGGTATCGATTGCCCCGGTTGCGGTTTTCAGCGCTCGTTGCTGTTCCTCCTCCGGGGCGATCTTATTGAAAGCATAAAAATTTACCCCGCTCTTATTCCACTGCTCCTCACTTTCATTTTTCTTTTTCTTCATTTGAAATTCAGATTCAGAAAAGGAACAATGTTTTTACTTGGATTCTATTTTTTTTCAGCAGCGGTGATCGTGGTAAGTTATCTCTACAAAGAAATTCATCACCTGTCCTGA
- a CDS encoding single-stranded DNA-binding protein: MLRNNVQLIGNLGMNPEVKSTSTGKKVARFTLANVNFKTQGETKTTFVNWFNLVAWEKQAEIAEQYLYKGRKVGVNGRLATRNWVDADGRKHSITEIIVSDIIMMDEPKIEKAA; encoded by the coding sequence ATGCTTCGTAACAATGTACAACTGATCGGGAATCTGGGAATGAATCCCGAAGTGAAATCAACTTCAACAGGAAAAAAGGTAGCGCGATTCACGCTTGCTAATGTGAATTTCAAAACGCAGGGAGAAACAAAAACCACTTTTGTAAACTGGTTCAATCTTGTGGCGTGGGAAAAACAGGCGGAGATCGCCGAGCAGTATCTTTATAAAGGAAGAAAAGTAGGTGTGAACGGACGACTCGCCACACGGAACTGGGTGGACGCCGACGGAAGAAAACATTCCATCACGGAAATTATCGTAAGCGATATCATTATGATGGATGAGCCGAAGATTGAAAAGGCGGCTTGA